The following coding sequences are from one Candidatus Poseidoniia archaeon window:
- a CDS encoding VOC family protein, translating to MGFAHTSITVRDMEASIAFYERWLGMRLERRHPIESTRADIAFLEDPATGALLELTWWWDKQDWNAGDELDHLAFYVPDVAALVAEARKAGVEIAKEPYSLPGSATKLAFLKDPNGIWIELIERTGKG from the coding sequence ATGGGCTTCGCGCACACCTCCATCACCGTCCGCGACATGGAGGCGAGCATCGCCTTCTACGAGCGCTGGCTCGGGATGCGGCTCGAGCGGCGCCATCCGATCGAGAGCACCCGCGCTGACATAGCCTTCCTCGAAGACCCCGCCACCGGCGCGCTGCTCGAGCTGACCTGGTGGTGGGACAAGCAGGACTGGAACGCGGGCGACGAGCTGGACCACCTCGCGTTCTATGTCCCCGACGTAGCCGCGCTCGTCGCGGAGGCCCGCAAGGCGGGCGTCGAAATCGCGAAGGAGCCTTATTCGCTACCCGGCTCGGCGACGAAACTGGCATTCCTCAAGGACCCCAATGGGATATGGATTGAGCTGATTGAGAGGACGGGAAAGGGTTAA
- a CDS encoding peroxiredoxin, which yields MADEQAEMGQPAPEFEGAAIRWNPRKKRFEERLVSLVENCKRGHWTVLFFYPRDFSGLCPTELHALNRRLRDFEQAGAQVIGCSTDSKQSHQAWMERPRTRGGIDKLGYPLLEDPSLRTSRAYGVLDERAGMALRGTFIIDDRSIVRAYSVYPAGTGRNIDEIVRLLQALQTGKSCPASWRPGRKTL from the coding sequence ATGGCAGACGAGCAGGCAGAGATGGGACAGCCGGCGCCCGAGTTCGAGGGCGCCGCAATTCGCTGGAACCCGCGCAAGAAGCGGTTCGAGGAGCGGCTGGTGAGCCTGGTGGAGAACTGCAAGCGCGGCCACTGGACCGTCCTGTTCTTCTATCCGCGCGATTTTTCGGGCCTTTGCCCGACCGAGCTGCACGCCCTCAACCGCCGACTGCGCGACTTTGAGCAGGCGGGCGCGCAGGTCATCGGCTGCTCGACCGACTCGAAGCAGAGCCATCAGGCGTGGATGGAGCGCCCGCGCACGCGCGGCGGCATCGACAAGCTGGGCTACCCCCTGCTCGAGGACCCCTCGCTGCGCACCAGCCGCGCCTACGGCGTCCTCGACGAGCGCGCCGGGATGGCGCTCCGCGGCACCTTCATCATCGACGACCGGAGCATCGTCCGCGCCTACTCGGTCTACCCCGCCGGCACCGGCCGCAACATTGACGAAATCGTGCGGCTGCTGCAAGCTTTGCAGACCGGGAAATCGTGCCCCGCCAGCTGGCGGCCGGGCCGGAAGACACTATGA
- a CDS encoding DegT/DnrJ/EryC1/StrS family aminotransferase, which yields MISIAKPLIGDEEQREVARVLGSGSLAQGPEVAAFEAEFAAYCGTKHALATTNGTTALHLALLAAGVGPGDEVITTPFSFFASASSIRMAGAKPVFVDLERDGYTLDPAAVAAAITPRTKAVMPVHLYGELCDMDALREACAAVPIIEDACQAHGADAGGRAGSHGLAGCFSFYPTKNMTTGEGGMVTTDDDEVAAAVVQLRAHGQGERYEHLQLGFNYRMTDIAAAIGRVQLRKLDGYNAARRANARRYSAELADCVQVPEERRGHVFHQYTIQSDARDALREHLAQRDIGSGVYYPSLLYEARPLAEFAAPTPRAAALPARVLSLPVHPGLSEDDVGTVIEAVRDFAPTA from the coding sequence ATGATTTCGATTGCGAAGCCGCTAATCGGCGACGAGGAGCAGCGCGAGGTCGCACGCGTCCTCGGCTCGGGCTCGCTGGCGCAAGGCCCTGAAGTGGCGGCGTTCGAGGCCGAGTTCGCCGCTTATTGCGGGACGAAGCACGCGCTCGCGACGACCAACGGCACCACCGCACTGCATCTGGCGCTGCTCGCGGCGGGTGTCGGCCCGGGCGACGAGGTCATCACGACTCCCTTCTCGTTCTTTGCCTCCGCGTCGAGCATCCGCATGGCGGGCGCGAAGCCGGTCTTCGTCGACCTCGAACGTGACGGCTACACGCTCGACCCCGCGGCGGTCGCGGCCGCCATCACCCCGCGCACGAAGGCGGTGATGCCGGTCCACCTCTACGGCGAGCTGTGTGACATGGACGCGCTGCGGGAGGCGTGCGCTGCGGTGCCCATCATCGAGGACGCCTGCCAGGCGCACGGTGCCGACGCGGGTGGCCGTGCGGGGTCGCACGGACTCGCGGGCTGCTTCAGCTTCTACCCCACCAAGAACATGACCACCGGCGAGGGCGGCATGGTGACGACCGACGACGACGAGGTCGCCGCGGCGGTAGTGCAATTGCGCGCGCACGGGCAGGGCGAGCGGTACGAGCATCTGCAGCTGGGGTTCAACTACCGCATGACTGATATCGCCGCCGCGATTGGCCGTGTGCAGCTGCGCAAGCTCGACGGCTACAACGCGGCGCGCCGCGCCAACGCGCGGCGCTACAGCGCGGAGCTGGCCGACTGCGTGCAGGTTCCCGAGGAACGGCGCGGTCATGTCTTCCACCAGTACACCATCCAGTCTGACGCGCGCGACGCGCTGCGCGAACACCTCGCGCAGCGCGACATCGGCAGCGGCGTCTACTATCCCTCGCTGCTCTACGAGGCGCGGCCACTGGCGGAGTTTGCCGCGCCGACGCCGCGGGCGGCGGCGCTACCCGCGCGCGTGCTATCCCTGCCGGTGCATCCCGGCCTCTCGGAGGACGACGTCGGGACGGTCATCGAGGCGGTGCGCGACTTCGCGCCAACGGCTTAA
- a CDS encoding aquaporin encodes MKAVSAEVMGTFFLVFIGLTAFGALGGGFEGAFAFGVTLMVLMHVMGPISGCHLNPAVSIGNFMSNKMSQDDAIAYVLAQIGGAFIGFAAIGGTFSVLTGDMFALGAAAVGTAFFVLVLLSTSDPWAVGGTLFVVTAMAGGFNEVNPGVLAGGGLHTVVLVDNGEITTSATYAMVGGVIGAVAGWAVKDNVLD; translated from the coding sequence ATGAAGGCCGTCAGTGCCGAGGTCATGGGAACCTTTTTCCTGGTTTTCATAGGCCTCACTGCTTTCGGCGCGCTTGGTGGGGGTTTCGAGGGGGCTTTTGCCTTCGGTGTAACCCTCATGGTCCTGATGCACGTCATGGGACCCATATCTGGATGTCACCTCAACCCTGCGGTGTCCATCGGGAATTTTATGTCGAACAAGATGTCGCAGGACGATGCGATTGCATATGTCCTAGCGCAGATTGGCGGTGCGTTCATCGGCTTCGCAGCGATAGGAGGGACTTTCAGCGTCCTGACGGGTGACATGTTCGCCCTTGGCGCTGCAGCGGTCGGCACGGCCTTCTTCGTGCTGGTCCTACTCTCGACCTCCGACCCCTGGGCTGTCGGCGGCACGCTGTTCGTGGTAACCGCGATGGCGGGCGGCTTCAATGAAGTCAACCCCGGTGTCCTCGCTGGTGGCGGTCTTCACACCGTCGTGCTGGTCGATAATGGCGAGATAACTACCTCGGCCACGTACGCCATGGTCGGCGGCGTCATTGGCGCCGTAGCTGGCTGGGCCGTCAAGGACAACGTCCTCGACTAG
- a CDS encoding VIT1/CCC1 family protein, with amino-acid sequence MELDAATLKQVLRFQYLELTEARIYERLAQRERNPANRKVLQQIAEDEVRHYEFWKEYSGQKVAPSRLRVAWFSLLARLFGITFCVNLLERDEVNIAAEYRSIIDVIPAARPIMEEEEAHEQHLLGMLDEERLQYTGSMVLGLNDALVELTGALAGLTFAFQNLRLVALAGLVTGIAAAMSMAASEFLATRTEGDARNPLRAAFYTGVAYLVTVFLLVMPYLALRPDSPELLGLSVLHQALGATLLIGVGIVGAFNYYVSVAQNQPFRRRFLEMCAISGGVALLSYGVAIVLRGYFDISL; translated from the coding sequence ATGGAGCTTGACGCGGCGACGCTGAAGCAGGTGCTGCGGTTCCAGTACCTGGAGCTGACCGAGGCACGCATCTACGAGCGGCTGGCGCAGCGCGAGCGCAATCCCGCCAACCGCAAGGTGCTGCAGCAGATTGCCGAAGACGAGGTGCGGCACTACGAGTTCTGGAAGGAGTACTCCGGCCAGAAGGTGGCGCCGTCACGGCTGCGTGTAGCGTGGTTCTCGCTGCTGGCGCGGCTCTTTGGCATCACCTTCTGCGTCAACCTGCTTGAGCGCGACGAGGTGAACATCGCCGCCGAATATCGCAGCATCATCGATGTAATCCCCGCCGCGCGGCCAATCATGGAGGAGGAGGAGGCGCACGAGCAGCACCTGCTGGGGATGCTTGACGAGGAGCGATTACAGTACACTGGCTCGATGGTGCTCGGCCTCAACGACGCGCTCGTGGAGCTGACCGGCGCACTGGCCGGCCTCACTTTCGCGTTCCAGAACCTGCGGCTGGTTGCGCTGGCGGGACTCGTCACGGGGATCGCGGCGGCGATGTCGATGGCCGCTTCGGAATTCCTCGCGACACGCACCGAGGGCGACGCCCGCAACCCGCTGCGCGCCGCGTTCTACACCGGCGTGGCGTACCTCGTGACGGTATTCCTGCTGGTAATGCCCTACCTCGCGCTGCGGCCCGACAGCCCCGAGCTGCTGGGACTATCGGTGCTGCACCAGGCGCTCGGCGCGACGCTGCTGATTGGCGTCGGCATAGTCGGCGCGTTCAACTACTACGTCTCCGTGGCACAGAACCAGCCATTCCGCCGCCGCTTCCTCGAGATGTGCGCCATCTCGGGCGGTGTGGCGCTGCTCTCGTACGGAGTGGCAATCGTGCTGCGCGGTTATTTCGATATATCACTGTAG
- the cgi121 gene encoding KEOPS complex subunit Cgi121 has translation MDFTVGGGRCAAGSDAALRELLGPRLALADARAVCGALHLHQAAELAQRAHDGGYALSHTRASEVLLYLTGQRQVSRAIARAGLTPVIEAVAWVAFGEPPPELAGLVTEDASVLDEAEFDFCAFGLPQAVLDANPRERWPELVLTRCALLPVRGKG, from the coding sequence GTGGATTTCACCGTCGGGGGCGGCCGCTGTGCAGCAGGCAGCGACGCAGCGCTCAGGGAGCTGCTCGGCCCACGGCTGGCGCTCGCCGACGCACGTGCGGTGTGCGGCGCGCTGCACCTGCATCAGGCGGCCGAGCTGGCACAGCGCGCGCACGACGGCGGCTACGCACTCTCGCACACCCGCGCCAGCGAAGTGCTGCTCTACCTGACCGGTCAGCGGCAGGTCTCGCGCGCCATCGCCCGCGCCGGGCTGACGCCGGTGATCGAGGCGGTGGCGTGGGTCGCCTTCGGCGAGCCGCCGCCGGAGCTGGCGGGGCTGGTCACGGAGGACGCAAGCGTGCTGGACGAGGCGGAGTTTGACTTCTGCGCCTTCGGACTGCCGCAGGCGGTGCTCGACGCCAATCCGCGCGAGCGCTGGCCGGAGCTGGTGTTGACGCGCTGCGCTTTGCTGCCCGTGCGGGGCAAGGGGTGA
- a CDS encoding helix-hairpin-helix domain-containing protein: MADGDEQTSQLEGALAQEQQRLEKLWDAYEQQEQDLNASLDRINRLESDLETKQAMVQSLEELLGERDSHIRELEIERQRQAKVEAEYAPRVDSLEEKVADQTEKYDRLLSITQEMEEELEFAKQAVRARDGWFNQNVSSLEAIAAVAKEWRSIQSGNFPAPSSGGGPGGSKADFISAASKIKGLGKVKAEQLYDGGFHTIETLKAASFDDISGVSGFTKLTAQKIVDGAKSL; encoded by the coding sequence ATGGCCGACGGCGACGAACAGACATCCCAGCTTGAGGGCGCGCTGGCGCAGGAGCAACAGCGGCTCGAGAAGCTGTGGGATGCATACGAGCAGCAGGAGCAGGACCTGAACGCATCGCTGGACCGCATCAACCGGCTGGAATCCGACCTGGAGACCAAGCAGGCGATGGTCCAGTCACTCGAGGAGCTGCTAGGCGAACGCGACAGCCACATCCGCGAGCTCGAAATCGAGCGGCAGCGGCAGGCGAAGGTCGAAGCGGAATACGCGCCGCGCGTGGATTCGCTCGAGGAAAAGGTCGCCGACCAGACCGAAAAGTATGACCGGCTGCTCTCGATTACGCAGGAGATGGAGGAAGAGCTCGAGTTCGCCAAGCAGGCGGTCCGGGCGCGCGACGGCTGGTTCAACCAGAACGTCAGCAGCCTCGAAGCGATTGCCGCAGTCGCGAAGGAATGGCGTTCAATCCAGTCGGGCAATTTCCCCGCCCCCAGCAGTGGCGGCGGCCCGGGCGGCTCGAAGGCGGACTTCATCTCCGCCGCCTCCAAAATCAAGGGGCTCGGCAAAGTGAAGGCGGAGCAGCTCTACGACGGCGGCTTCCACACTATCGAAACTCTCAAGGCCGCCTCATTCGATGACATTAGCGGCGTCAGCGGCTTCACCAAGCTGACCGCGCAGAAAATCGTCGACGGCGCCAAGTCGCTCTAG
- a CDS encoding gamma-glutamyl-gamma-aminobutyrate hydrolase family protein (Members of this family of hydrolases with an active site Cys residue belong to MEROPS family C26.) gives MSVLLVSTCVEPLSEAEFVAPLERIVRETGATVESVRLGMLDGVPEAVSHILLAGTALQDDQYLKEIGAVKRLLEAGLPLLAVCSGMQLLAAACGGKIIAQREIGMVAVETLAENPLCASRFEAFALHRHAVEPGARLEVLARSEECAQVVRHRELPAWGVLFHPEVRNEQLVRSFLAL, from the coding sequence GTGAGCGTGCTGCTCGTCTCCACCTGCGTCGAGCCGCTGAGCGAGGCGGAGTTCGTCGCGCCGCTTGAGCGCATCGTGCGCGAGACCGGTGCGACGGTCGAAAGCGTCCGTCTCGGCATGCTGGATGGCGTCCCGGAGGCGGTGTCGCACATCCTGCTGGCGGGGACTGCGCTTCAGGATGACCAATATTTAAAAGAAATAGGCGCGGTCAAGCGGTTGCTGGAGGCTGGCCTGCCGCTGTTGGCGGTCTGCTCCGGGATGCAGCTGCTGGCGGCCGCTTGCGGCGGCAAAATAATCGCGCAGCGCGAAATCGGGATGGTCGCGGTCGAGACGCTGGCGGAGAATCCGCTCTGCGCCAGCCGCTTCGAAGCCTTCGCGTTGCATCGCCATGCGGTGGAGCCCGGTGCGCGGCTGGAAGTGCTGGCGCGATCGGAGGAGTGCGCGCAAGTGGTGCGGCACCGCGAGCTGCCGGCGTGGGGAGTGCTGTTTCACCCCGAGGTTCGCAACGAGCAGCTAGTGCGCAGCTTTCTCGCGCTCTAG
- a CDS encoding diphthine--ammonia ligase, with the protein MKLGVLFSGGKDSCLALHRAVAAGHEVACLLTLLPERDDSWMFHTPALEWTALQAEALGVPQLTAAMEGEPEAELADMQALLARAQRETGIAGVVTGALASTYQATRIQRACADLGLWCFNPLWQLPQPQLLETLLAERYEVIVTAVAADGLGPEWLGRRLDRTAVDGLLALADRYRLNPAGEGGELETLVLGAPLFRQRLRLLETRPEFRAGAGRLQIRKAVLA; encoded by the coding sequence ATGAAGCTCGGCGTGCTCTTCTCGGGCGGCAAGGACTCCTGCCTTGCGCTGCACCGCGCCGTCGCGGCCGGCCACGAAGTGGCGTGCCTGCTGACGCTGCTGCCTGAGCGCGACGACAGCTGGATGTTCCACACCCCGGCGCTGGAGTGGACTGCGCTACAGGCCGAGGCGCTCGGCGTGCCGCAGCTCACCGCCGCGATGGAGGGCGAGCCGGAGGCGGAGCTGGCTGACATGCAGGCACTGCTGGCGCGCGCGCAGCGCGAAACCGGCATCGCCGGCGTTGTCACCGGCGCACTCGCGTCGACCTACCAGGCGACGCGCATCCAGCGCGCTTGCGCCGACTTGGGACTTTGGTGTTTCAACCCGCTCTGGCAGCTGCCGCAGCCGCAGCTGCTCGAGACGCTGCTCGCCGAGCGCTACGAGGTCATCGTGACTGCGGTCGCGGCCGACGGCCTTGGCCCGGAGTGGCTCGGCCGCAGGCTGGACCGCACGGCGGTCGACGGGCTGCTGGCACTTGCGGACCGCTACAGGCTGAACCCGGCCGGCGAGGGAGGCGAGTTGGAGACACTGGTGCTCGGCGCGCCGCTCTTCCGCCAGCGGCTGCGGTTGCTCGAGACGCGCCCGGAGTTTCGCGCCGGCGCCGGCCGGCTACAGATTCGCAAGGCGGTGCTCGCGTGA